Part of the Candidatus Polarisedimenticolia bacterium genome, CGCCAGCAGGCGGTCGTGAATCCCTCCGAAGGCCCCGTTGGACATGATCAATACGACGTCCCCGTCCCGGGCTTCCGCGGCGATGAGCCGGACGATCGAGTCGACTTCGGGAACGTGACGGGCGGACAGTCCCCGGTCCTTGAGATCCTCCACCAGCCGCTCCACCGAGAATCGCTCTCCTTCCGGAACCCGCTCCGGGTGATCCACCGACGCGATGACGATCTCGTCCGCCATGTCGAACGCCTCGGCGTACTCTCCCTGGAAAACCGACCTGCGCGACGTATTGGTGCGCGGCTCGAACACCGCCCAGAGGCGGTTCCCCGCGAACCGCTCGGCCAGGGCGGCGATCGTACCCCGCACCGCGGTAGGATGGTGGGCGAAATCGTCCACCACGACGACGCCGCGCTCCTCGCCGCGAATCTCCTGCCGCCGCTTCACCCCTGGAAAGCTCGACAGCCCTTTCCCGATCTCCTCGGGACCGAGCCCGAGCTCGGCCGCCGCCGCGGTGACCCCCAGGATGTTCTCGAGGTTGTGATTGCCAGTCAACGGGGAGGTGAACGAGGCGTAGCGCTCGTTTCCCCGGAAGACGTCGAAGAGGATTCCCTCCGGCGTCGCCTTGCGCGTCCTGCCGATCCAGAGGGCCTTCTCCGACACGGCGTAGTCGACGCGCTTGCCGCAGCACTTCCCCGCGAGCGCCCGGACGTTCGGATCGCCGGCGCAATAGACCAGGACCCCCTCCGGAGGAATCAGCGCGATGAAGGCGGAGAAGGCTTCCTGGACCGCGGACAGATCGCGGAACATCTCGGCGTGATCGAACTCCACGCTCGTCAGGATCGCGGTGCGGGGGCGGTAATGGAGGAACTTCGAGCCCTTGTCGAAGTAGGAGGTCTCGTATTCGTCCCCTTCGATGACGAAATGCGGCCCTCTCCCGAGGCGGTAGCTCCGATCCTGGCCGCGCAGCACACCCCCGACCAGCCAGGAGGGATCCCGGCCCGCCGCATGCAGCACCCAGGCCATCAGGGCCGACGTCGTGGTCTTCCCGTGAGTGCCGACGACGACGACCGAATGCCGATCCGCCAGGAAGAGATCCTCCACGGCCTGCGGAAAACTCTTGACGGCGAGCCCGCGTCGCGCGACTTCCTCAGCCTCGGGATTGGCCTTCGAGACGATGTTGCCGATGATGACGAGATCCGGACCCCAATCGAGATTCGCGGGCTTGTAGCCGAGCATCACCGGCACGCCCAGCCGCTCCAGCATCCCCGAGATCGGCTGATAGACGTTCTCGTCGGAGCCGCGCACCTGGTGCCCGCTTTCGGCGAGGAGGCCGGCCAGCGAGCCCATGCCGGTGCCGCAGATTCCCACGAGATGGACTTTGAGCGGCTTCACGGGGCGTCAGGCCCCCTTTCCAAAGACCTTTGAAAAGAGATGGCCGAGGAGCGTGCCGGTCCGGAGAGACCGGCGCGCCCGGCCCCGGGTCAAGACCACGATCGCGGCATCGGCGATGAAGGGATCCCCGCCTCGTTTGAGGGGCTTTCGGCAGATGCGATCGATGAGCGCGACGGAGACCTCGAACTCGCGCAGCGACTCGTGAAATTCCTGGCGGCCGTACGCGATCCAGTAGATGTAGTTCGGATCGGGCCGATCGCCGCGCGGCAGATCGCCGTACGTCGGGCCGTCCGTGAGATTCACCCGAAGGAAGATTCGGCCGCCCGCGGGATTGCAGATCCGGTAGAGCTCCGCGAGAGCCTTCCGGTAATTGGGGATGTGCATGAGGACGTCGCAGTTCACGACGGCGTCGAACCGGCCGTCGGCGAAGGGCAGGTCGTAGATCGAGCCTTGATGGAGGTTCTCGGATCGCAGCGACGGGTACTGTCGCTTGCAGTGCGTGAGCATCTGCGAGGACTGATCGACGAGGTGCACGCTCGGCGCGCCGACCCTGGCGAGATAGCTCGGCACGTAGAAGCCGGGGCCGCATCCGACCTCGACCAGCTCGTCGCCGGGAGCGAGGTTCTTCTCGAGCAGCAGGACCATCCGGTAGCGCTCGTTGCTCCAGCGCCTTCGATGGCGGCGGCCCTCCCAGGCGTCGGCCAGCGATTGGGCGACCCCGGGCTCCTCCCACTGAGCGACGCCGAGCACGGGCGAGGAGGTCTCGCTTTTTTCTTCCGGTCCTTGAGCCGGCCTGGCTTCACGGGTCACGACGCGGGCTCCTGTCCTTCTCCGCTCGCGGCGCGGAGGCGCTCAGAGCGGGAAATCACAGTCCGTATATCACGAGAGGAGGACGGGTTCAACGAGGTGTTTCGAGCAGGCGGTGTCCGGAATGGAGGGTCGGCGCCGGAGCGGTCGGAGGCGAGGCGGGAAGATCCCGGCGCTCGCCTCAAGGACCCGCTTCCGTTTCGTCCAGGTTCAGGTTCTCCTTGGTGATCAAGGCCACGTTCTCGATCCCGGCGGCCCGGCAGATGTCCATGAGAGACACGACGTAGCCGTAATCCAGACCGCCGTCGGCCTGGATGAACATGACCTTGTCCTTGTGACCGGTGATCGCCTTGGTGACCTCGTCACCGAGATTCTGGCGCTGCACCTCGGTCTTGTTCAGGAACAAGCGGGAATCACCCCGGACCGTGAGGATGAGCTGCAGCTTGGTCGGATCCGGAGGGAAAATCTCCTTGGTCTCCTGGGGAATCTCCATGTCGAATCCCTTCTGGAGAAGGGGCGTGACCACCATGAAGATAATCAGGAGCACCAGGACCACGTCCACCAGGGGGGTGACGTTGATTTCCGATTTGACGGCCGACCCCCCCAAGCTCATTGCCATGGCTGGCTCTCTCCTCCTTTGCTTACTTCTTCTGGCCGACCGACTTCGATTCCGCCTCGGCCCTCGGCTCGGTCAGCAGTCCGACGTGATCGAAGCCTGCGTCGTTGCACATCAGCATCACTTCCTTCACGTCCCCGTACTTCAGCATCTTGTCGGCCTTGATGTAGATCGTCTTCTCGGCGCTGCGCTCGTGAATCTCCTGCATGGCGGCGAGGAAGTTCTCCTTCGGGACGGCGTCGCGATCGATGTAGATCTGCTTCTTGGCGTCGATCGACACCGTGAGCGTGTTCGCGCCATCCGGCTTCTTCTCGCTCGCGGCCGCCGGCGGCAGGGAGATGTGGACGCCCTTCTGGAGCATCGGGGTCACGACCATGAAGATGATCAGGAGGACCAGGCAGACGTCCACCAACGGAGTGACGTTGATGTCCGATTTGACTTCCCCCGCTCCGCCGCTACCGACCTGCATGAGCGCCCATTCCCTGGCCGCGCACCGGGACGTTCTGCTTCTTGATGAAGAAGTCGATCATCTCCGAGGACGAATTGTTCATCTCGAGAACGAAATAATCGACCCGGCCCGTGAAGATGTTGAAAATCCATACCGCGGGAATGGCCACGAAGAGTCCGAACGCCGTGGTGACGAGCGCCTCGGCGATTCCCGCGGACACGGACGCCAATCCTCCGGATCCGCTCGTCGCCATCGATTGAAAGGCGTGAATGATCCCGTACACGGTCCCGAACAGGCCGATGAAGGGGGCGGTCGTGCCGATCGTCGCCAGCGACGAGATCCCTTTCTTCAGGTCCGTGGACACCAGAATCATTTCGCGATCCATGGAGCGCCGGACCGCGTCGAGCATCAGGCCTCCCTCCACGCCTTCCTCCGATTCGGACTGCATCTCCTGCAGGCCGGCCGCGATGACCCGCGAGAGATGGCTCCTCCGGTACTTCTTGGCCAGCTCGACGGCTTCCCGCAGCTTGTTGTTCTTCAGGCACTGCGTCGCGAGAGGCAGGAAGTCGATGGACTCCTTCCTGGCCTTCCGGAAGAGCAGGAAGCGATCGATGCTGACCTTGACGGTCCAGATGGACATCAAGGCCAGGACGATGACGACGCCCTTGGCCACGGCGCCCATATTGTTCCAAAGCGCTACCATTCCAAATTCCATGTTGCTAGCCTCCTGAATCCTGGATGAGACTCAATCTTATTGCGACAAGCCTATTGCGACAAATAAAACTCGACCACTATCGTAAAGTAAACATCCACCGGTTTTCCATTTTGGAGCCCCGGCTTATAGCGCCATTGCTTGACGGCGGCGACTGCCGCGTCGTCGAAACCCAGCTTGGCCCCAGGGCTCTGGAGCACGGTGACGTCCCCGACCGTCCCGTCCTTACGGATGACGGCCTGGAGGATGACCTTGCCGCTGACCTTCGCCCGCCGCGCCAGCTCGGGATAGGTCGGCTTGATGTGGCTGGATTCGATGATCTCCGGGTTCGACACGCCTCCGAACCCGGCGTAGAGAGGTTGCTCGAGCATGCCGCCGGGCACCCCTCCCGGCACGCCTCCCAGGACCCCGCCGATGACGCCCCCCACGACGCCGCCCACGACGCCGCCGACCACGCCCCCTTCCACGCCGCCTTCCACGCCGCCGTCATCGCCCTGATCCCCCTCGTCGGGCGTCTCGATGGGCTTCGGCAGCTCCTTCGGAACCTCGATGGGCTGGACGATCGTGTCGGGGATGATGGGCTTCACTTCGACCGGCTTCACCTCGTCCGGCTTCTTCGCGCCGCGCTTCGGAGGAGGGGGCGGCGGAGGAGGCGGGGGAGGCGGAGCCGCGGCCTGGAACGTGATGACGATGGGAGGCTCGGGAATCGTGTCGACCGCCAGGGAGGCGGCGAAAAGGATCCCGCCCAGAGCGACCAGATGCAGCGCGACCGAAAGGGGGGCGAAGAACCACCCTCGCTTCGTTTTTTTCTCCTTGCTGGAGACGATCATCTGGCTGAACAAGCTCGTGCCTCGCCGGCGCCTGGGATCAGGCGCCCTTCTTCATCTGCTCTTTGCGCAGCTCAAGCGCTTTCTTCATGTTGACGTCGGCTTGCTGGATGTCTTTCATGGCTTCTTCGGGATCGATCTCGGTGAGGGCCTTCTGCCTCCACAGCAGGTTGATGTAGCTGTAAGCCTCGAAATAATCGGTCTTCAGCTCAACGGCCTTTTGGAGCGCTTTCATTCCCTCGTCGATCAGGGATCTCTTCTCCTCCACCAGGAGATCGGTGCCCTTGTAGGCGCGCTCCCAGCAAAGGACTCCCAGGGAATACCAGGCCTCGTGGTTCTTGGGATCCGCCTCGGCACGGGCGCGGAACCATTTCCGGGCCTCCTCGAAATTCGTGGCCTTGGCGTAGATCATCCCGATGCTCTGCAGGATCCGGCTGTTCTTGGGATCCGCCTTGAGCTTCTCCTTGTAGAAGCTCGCCGCCTCCTCGTAGCGCTGGGTCTTCAGATAGGTGTCCATCATCAGGTCCTCGGTCCGCTCGTCGTTCGGAACGAACTGAAGATAGCGGCGGAGCTTGATGATGGCCTTTTCAGAGTATTCGACGTCTTTCTTGTGCAGGGAGCCCGGCTGGTAGAGGGCGAGATAGGCAAGTCCTGAGTTGCGGTAGGCCTCGGCCCACCAAGGATCGATGGCGATCACTTGATCATACTTTTGGATCGCATCCAGGTATTTCTCGGAGCGATAGAGATTGTTCGCGTCGCGCATCAAGATGCGGGCTTTCAATTTCTGACAGCCCAGGCCGGTCGCGACCAGGCAGACGCAGAGACCGACCCACACCGCTTTTCTCAAGATGACACCCACCCCCTGAACTCGAATCTTATCCTTCATCATACAGCGAAAACCCAACACCGGGTACGGCTTCTGCGGCCTCCGCTGCAGCCGAACCGCTCACGGCCGATGCGACATGGCGCGGCCGAGAAGGACGGCAGGATGGAGCGGCTCGACGATAAGACGATCGAGGAATCCGTATCCTTCCAGTGCCGACTCACGACCGCCTTCCGCCTCCGGGCGCACGAGGAAACCGGCCAACCGTATGCCTTGCTACGGTGAGGTGTGAATCATCCATGCGTTTGAACCGGCGAACTTTACGCCGGTCCTTCCAAGATTGTCAACGATTTTTTTCGGCCCGCCTCGTGGGGGGGACGAAGCGGGCCGAAAAGGGGGGCGAGGAGGAATTTCTTACAAGCACGTTGAAGAATCAGGAGATCAAAAGGTCCCGTCGCATCCCGGCCAAGGTAGCCCGCAGTTTGGCCAAGGCGTCTCTCTCCAGCTGCCTCACTCTCTCTTTGCTGAGCTTCAGGATGTGGGCGATGGCCCCGAGGGTCATCTCCACGTCGTCCACGATCCCGAACCGTCGCTCCAGGATGTACCGCTCCCTGGAAGGCAGGTCCCTGAGCGCCTTCTTGAGGACCTCGAGGGTCTCCTTCCGAATGACCGAGTTCTCCTGTTTGAGGGAATCGGGATCGGAGATCAAGGCTTCGAGACGGGTGTCCTCGTCTGGATTGATGTATTCATCGTACGAGGTCGCATAGGGAAGCAGCGTTTTCCACATGTCGTCGCACCTCCAATGGCGAAGGGGAACAGCAAATCGCCTGCCACCCGGATTCCGACCAAGGAAGGACCCCTTTTCACCTGCTGAAAACGACCCGCAGACCTCTTGACGAAAAGTTAACTTATTAAAACAAAAAGGCTTGGTTTGAGTCCGGCGGCCCGGCCGGCGGCGGCCGGCGGAGAGGATGGGAGGCCGATGGCAGAATCGACATGCCGGGGATGACCGCTGCAGGGGCCAGAATGGCGTGATTTGAGGCGGTCCCGGCGTTTTGGCGGGGTTTAGGGCTCCGGCGGAAGGCTCTCGGTTTTCCTCTTACGCCAATTCTTCCGCCAGGCCTTGAGCTTTTCGAGGAGCTTGCGAGCCCATGGGCTCTCCGTGCTGAGAATCGCGAGCCCGGAGAAGATGAACAGGAACCCCTGGAGAATGGGCAGGAAAAGACCCACTACGCCGACGGCGATGAGAGACCATCCCGCAGTCAGCCGGAGGATTCTCCAGAGAACGCGTTTCCCTTCTTCACCCAGCAATCTTCCCTCCCGGCCCAAGCCCCGTCAGCCTTTGCGAGGGGGATCGAATCCACGCGTCGCCTCGCTGCTCAAGTTTCCTTGATAGATCAGGCGGGCGTCCCCTTCAAGGACGATGTGGGAGAAAGCCCCGGGGGACCCCCGGAAATGCACGGACAGGGTCACGCCGGAGCGCGTCCAGCAGGCCACCGGCGATCGCGTCATCCCCAGGGAAGTCGTCACCAGCGCCGCCGCGACGCAGCCCGTGCCGCAGGAAAGCGTCTCTCCTTCCACACCTCTCTCGTACGTTCGGACGGCGAGAGTGTGCTCGTCCACCACCATGACGAAATTCGCATTGGCCCCTTCCGGGCCGAGCTCGGGATGGAATCGCAGCTTGCGGCCGATCTCGTTGATCGACACGGTGTGCGGGACGTCACGGAACACGACGACGTGCGGGACGCCGGTGTCAATGAAAGCGCCTTCCAGGACCTGGTCGTCCAGCTTCAACTTCAGATCGGGACGGAAGCGCGCCGCCGGCGGCATCGCGAACTGGACTCTTTCCCCCTCGATGGTGGCGTCGTGCACCATCTTGATGGTCTCCACCCTCATCCTCGGACCGACCGCCCCCATGAGGTAGCCAAGCCGCGAGGCGCAGCGGCCGCCGTTGCCGCAGAAAGTGGTCTGGCCGTCCGGGTTGAAGAAGGTCGCCCGAAAATCGGCGACGCGGGAGGACTCGATGAAAATGACGCCGTCCGCCCCCACCGAGAGGGCGCGGACGCTGATCCGCCTCACCAGATCCGGCATCGCCTCGCTTTGGACCTGAACGGATCGGTTGTCCACGACGATGAAATCGTTGCCTCCTCCCGACATCTTGAAGAATTCCATCGCCTTCTCCTCAGGGCTTCGCGGGCGCCTTCTTGCCGGGCTTCGATCCCGCCGGCGGCAGCCGGTCGCCGTGCACCTCCGAGCGGGCGCTCTCGTTGGGAGGAACGCTCCGGTCCAGCGCGGTGAGGGCGTAATAGTACTTGACCCCCGGCTGCGGGGTGGCGTCGCCGTAGGTCGATTCCGCCGGCCCGACGCTGGCGATCGCCTCGAATTCCCCGGCCTCCTGCTGCGAGCGATAGATG contains:
- the mpl gene encoding UDP-N-acetylmuramate:L-alanyl-gamma-D-glutamyl-meso-diaminopimelate ligase, with protein sequence MKPLKVHLVGICGTGMGSLAGLLAESGHQVRGSDENVYQPISGMLERLGVPVMLGYKPANLDWGPDLVIIGNIVSKANPEAEEVARRGLAVKSFPQAVEDLFLADRHSVVVVGTHGKTTTSALMAWVLHAAGRDPSWLVGGVLRGQDRSYRLGRGPHFVIEGDEYETSYFDKGSKFLHYRPRTAILTSVEFDHAEMFRDLSAVQEAFSAFIALIPPEGVLVYCAGDPNVRALAGKCCGKRVDYAVSEKALWIGRTRKATPEGILFDVFRGNERYASFTSPLTGNHNLENILGVTAAAAELGLGPEEIGKGLSSFPGVKRRQEIRGEERGVVVVDDFAHHPTAVRGTIAALAERFAGNRLWAVFEPRTNTSRRSVFQGEYAEAFDMADEIVIASVDHPERVPEGERFSVERLVEDLKDRGLSARHVPEVDSIVRLIAAEARDGDVVLIMSNGAFGGIHDRLLAALRAGREGPR
- a CDS encoding PGPGW domain-containing protein; the encoded protein is MLGEEGKRVLWRILRLTAGWSLIAVGVVGLFLPILQGFLFIFSGLAILSTESPWARKLLEKLKAWRKNWRKRKTESLPPEP
- a CDS encoding tetratricopeptide repeat protein, whose translation is MRKAVWVGLCVCLVATGLGCQKLKARILMRDANNLYRSEKYLDAIQKYDQVIAIDPWWAEAYRNSGLAYLALYQPGSLHKKDVEYSEKAIIKLRRYLQFVPNDERTEDLMMDTYLKTQRYEEAASFYKEKLKADPKNSRILQSIGMIYAKATNFEEARKWFRARAEADPKNHEAWYSLGVLCWERAYKGTDLLVEEKRSLIDEGMKALQKAVELKTDYFEAYSYINLLWRQKALTEIDPEEAMKDIQQADVNMKKALELRKEQMKKGA
- the dapF gene encoding diaminopimelate epimerase, encoding MEFFKMSGGGNDFIVVDNRSVQVQSEAMPDLVRRISVRALSVGADGVIFIESSRVADFRATFFNPDGQTTFCGNGGRCASRLGYLMGAVGPRMRVETIKMVHDATIEGERVQFAMPPAARFRPDLKLKLDDQVLEGAFIDTGVPHVVVFRDVPHTVSINEIGRKLRFHPELGPEGANANFVMVVDEHTLAVRTYERGVEGETLSCGTGCVAAALVTTSLGMTRSPVACWTRSGVTLSVHFRGSPGAFSHIVLEGDARLIYQGNLSSEATRGFDPPRKG
- a CDS encoding biopolymer transporter ExbD, translated to MAMSLGGSAVKSEINVTPLVDVVLVLLIIFMVVTPLLQKGFDMEIPQETKEIFPPDPTKLQLILTVRGDSRLFLNKTEVQRQNLGDEVTKAITGHKDKVMFIQADGGLDYGYVVSLMDICRAAGIENVALITKENLNLDETEAGP
- a CDS encoding MotA/TolQ/ExbB proton channel family protein, whose product is MEFGMVALWNNMGAVAKGVVIVLALMSIWTVKVSIDRFLLFRKARKESIDFLPLATQCLKNNKLREAVELAKKYRRSHLSRVIAAGLQEMQSESEEGVEGGLMLDAVRRSMDREMILVSTDLKKGISSLATIGTTAPFIGLFGTVYGIIHAFQSMATSGSGGLASVSAGIAEALVTTAFGLFVAIPAVWIFNIFTGRVDYFVLEMNNSSSEMIDFFIKKQNVPVRGQGMGAHAGR
- a CDS encoding class I SAM-dependent methyltransferase, coding for MTREARPAQGPEEKSETSSPVLGVAQWEEPGVAQSLADAWEGRRHRRRWSNERYRMVLLLEKNLAPGDELVEVGCGPGFYVPSYLARVGAPSVHLVDQSSQMLTHCKRQYPSLRSENLHQGSIYDLPFADGRFDAVVNCDVLMHIPNYRKALAELYRICNPAGGRIFLRVNLTDGPTYGDLPRGDRPDPNYIYWIAYGRQEFHESLREFEVSVALIDRICRKPLKRGGDPFIADAAIVVLTRGRARRSLRTGTLLGHLFSKVFGKGA
- a CDS encoding TonB family protein; protein product: MFSQMIVSSKEKKTKRGWFFAPLSVALHLVALGGILFAASLAVDTIPEPPIVITFQAAAPPPPPPPPPPPPKRGAKKPDEVKPVEVKPIIPDTIVQPIEVPKELPKPIETPDEGDQGDDGGVEGGVEGGVVGGVVGGVVGGVIGGVLGGVPGGVPGGMLEQPLYAGFGGVSNPEIIESSHIKPTYPELARRAKVSGKVILQAVIRKDGTVGDVTVLQSPGAKLGFDDAAVAAVKQWRYKPGLQNGKPVDVYFTIVVEFYLSQ
- a CDS encoding sigma-70 family RNA polymerase sigma factor gives rise to the protein MWKTLLPYATSYDEYINPDEDTRLEALISDPDSLKQENSVIRKETLEVLKKALRDLPSRERYILERRFGIVDDVEMTLGAIAHILKLSKERVRQLERDALAKLRATLAGMRRDLLIS
- a CDS encoding biopolymer transporter ExbD, whose translation is MQVGSGGAGEVKSDINVTPLVDVCLVLLIIFMVVTPMLQKGVHISLPPAAASEKKPDGANTLTVSIDAKKQIYIDRDAVPKENFLAAMQEIHERSAEKTIYIKADKMLKYGDVKEVMLMCNDAGFDHVGLLTEPRAEAESKSVGQKK